A region of Rhodamnia argentea isolate NSW1041297 chromosome 9, ASM2092103v1, whole genome shotgun sequence DNA encodes the following proteins:
- the LOC115739831 gene encoding uncharacterized protein LOC115739831 — protein MPLSLLSKKENMATHHPLDLDPTATANDLLASSPRSEHHHPHDLHLLVRFMCSFGGKILPRPHDNLLRYVGGDTRIIAVQRATTFNALLNKLSKLSGTTNFTVKYQLPNEDLDALISVTTDEDVENMMEEYDRVAHNHNPRSARLRLFLFNKGDESRASSIGSLLDGSSNRDQWFLDALNGGGSPPGLGLERLRSETSSILSEVPDYLFGLETSEDNQPREPKWKARSSFPDSVSISDPGSPAPVPNSPYCSTSSACVPSMPDLPPVKTKPENPVPKSDPQESQSIAETGETIVVQPGGYPGNPAGYYAPVSHYSGPPMQPMPFYYIRSPMPPSNMSVPPIMGPGPYVQQYPASAGQVPIGYHQPAPSPGQVFGGVVRSVVADGMSHQVYYGVTNGGMVPTYPPGTVVPGPGGEDVQAVAAEAKPGRISQQS, from the exons ATGCCACTCTCACTCCTgtccaagaaagaaaatatggcCACCCACCACCCTCTGGACCTCGAccccaccgccaccgccaacGACTTGCTCGCGTCCTCCCCACGATCCGAGCACCACCACCCCCACGATCTCCACCTGCTCGTCCGCTTCATGTGCAGCTTCGGCGGCAAGATCCTCCCCCGCCCGCACGACAATCTGCTTCGCTACGTTGGCGGCGACACCCGGATCATCGCCGTCCAGCGCGCCACCACCTTCAACGCTCTCCTCAACAAGCTCTCCAAGCTCTCAG GTACGACGAACTTCACAGTGAAGTACCAGCTTCCCAATGAAGATCTGGACGCCTTGATTTCGGTGACGACGGACGAGGATGTAGAGAACATGATGGAAGAGTACGATCGCGTCGCCCACAATCACAACCCGCGGTCGGCTCGGCTCCGGCTCTTCCTCTTCAACAAAGGCGACGAGTCTCGAGCCAGCAGCATCGGCTCGCTCCTCGACGGCTCGTCGAACCGCGACCAGTGGTTCCTGGACGCCCTCAACGGTGGCGGCTCGCCTCCTGGCCTGGGTCTCGAGCGCCTCCGCTCTGAGACCTCTTCGATTCTCTCGGAAGTCCCGGACTACTTGTTTGGGCTGGAAACTTCGGAGGACAACCAGCCCCGCGAGCCCAAATGGAAGGCCCGGAGCAGTTTTCCCGATTCCGTCTCAATTTCGGACCCCGGTTCGCCCGCCCCGGTCCCCAATTCGCCGTATTGCTCGACCTCCTCAGCGTGCGTGCCATCCATGCCGGACCTTCCTCCGGTGAAGACAAAGCCCGAGAATCCGGTTCCCAAATCCGATCCGCAGGAGAGTCAGAGTATCGCCGAGACGGGCGAAACCATAGTCGTGCAGCCAGGCGGGTATCCAGGCAATCCCGCGGGTTACTACGCCCCGGTTTCTCACTATTCCGGGCCTCCGATGCAGCCTATGCCCTTCTATTACATCCGGAGCCCCATGCCTCCCAGTAACATGTCGGTCCCGCCCATTATGGGCCCAGGACCTTATGTCCAGCAGTACCCCGCTTCAGCGGGTCAAGTACCCATCGGCTACCATCAGCCCGCCCCGAGCCCGGGTCAGGTGTTCGGCGGAGTGGTGAGGTCCGTGGTTGCTGATGGCATGAGCCACCAGGTATACTACGGGGTAACCAATGGAGGCATGGTGCCGACGTATCCGCCGGGTACGGTGGTTCCGGGTCCGGGCGGAGAAGATGTTCAAGCAGTTGCAGCGGAGGCAAAGCCGGGTCGGATCTCCCAGCAATCATGA
- the LOC115739687 gene encoding cytosolic sulfotransferase 5-like codes for MQGSQTPPPSLDKNLPGNDMSQACKDVLPSLPPGEDWVAASLKMYQDFWLLPSTLRGTLACQNHFQAHNSDILLASNPKSGTTWLMAILFALLNRAKSSDSDSQACHPLLTQNPHDLVPYLEVPSQQENPNLAAFTSPRLLATHLPYPSLPQSVRDSECKLVYLCRNPKDTFVSLWHFMNKVNPEKGQIPLPECLDNFCRGMSHYGPYWDHVLSYHKASLEMPEKVLFMTYEEMKEDPRAHVRRLAGFVGCPFSEEELRDGTVEGILRMCSFDNLSALEVNKSGKSSTRLENKVYFRRGEVGDWVNHMSAEMGERIDGVMEEKLRGSGLKL; via the coding sequence atgcaAGGCTCTCaaactcctcctccttcccttgATAAGAACTTGCCAGGCAATGACATGTCGCAAGCATGCAAAGATGttctcccctctctccctccagGAGAAGACTGGGTCGCGGCCTCTCTCAAAATGTACCAGGATTTCTGGCTCTTGCCTTCTACCTTGAGAGGCACCCTCGCCTGCCAAAACCACTTCCAAGCTCACAACTCCGACATCCTGCTCGCCAGCAACCCGAAATCTGGCACCACCTGGCTAATGGCCATCCTGTTCGCTCTCCTGAACCGTGCCAAGTCCTCCGACTCCGACTCGCAAGCATGCCACCCTCTCCTAACCCAAAACCCCCACGACCTCGTGCCCTACTTGGAGGTCCCTTCCCAGCAAGAAAATCCCAATCTTGCTGCTTTCACGTCCCCAAGGCTCCTTGCTACCCACTTGCCATATCCCTCGCTTCCACAGTCGGTGAGGGACTCCGAATGCAAGCTGGTTTACCTGTGTAGGAACCCTAAGGACACCTTCGTCTCTCTGTGGCACTTCATGAACAAGGTCAATCCCGAGAAAGGCCAGATTCCGCTCCCGGAGTGCCTCGACAACTTCTGTCGAGGGATGAGCCATTACGGTCCTTACTGGGACCACGTGCTGAGTTACCACAAGGCGAGCTTGGAGATGCCGGAGAAGGTGTTGTTCATGACGTACGAGGAGATGAAAGAAGACCCGCGTGCTCATGTGAGGAGGTTGGCCGGTTTCGTGGGGTGTCCATTCAGCGAGGAAGAACTGAGAGACGGGACCGTGGAGGGGATACTGAGGATGTGCAGCTTTGACAATTTGAGCGCATTGGAGGTGAATAAGAGCGGGAAGTCATCGACTAGACTAGAGAACAAGGTGTACTTCAGGAGAGGCGAGGTCGGAGATTGGGTGAATCACATGAGTGCTGAGATGGGGGAGAGAATTGACGGTGTCATGGAAGAGAAGTTGCGCGGTTCTggtttgaagctttga
- the LOC115739736 gene encoding uncharacterized protein LOC115739736, which translates to MAFDPIPESIRKVWDTWNLRGFIILSLSLQTILIFFAPFRKRTTNMFMMFVVWSAYLLADWAAAFAVGLISNSQGNDSALADNGDLLAFWAPFLLVHLGGPDTITAFALEDNALWLRHLLGLLFQVFAAGYVFLQTLPHNKLLVPTILMLVAGLIKYAERTRALYLASLESFKESMLKEPDPGPNYAKLMDEYSSRKDAKLPAKITITGEPDRESKTMSYEGAKEGTLSESEVIMHAYYFFNIFRGLIVDLIFSFRERHESRQFFQHRTPEDALRVIAVELNFMYEVLYTKVRVVHSVIGYIFRFIAFANIAVALVLFTCLKKNGFHRFDVRITYCLLYGAIALDAIALFMAIFSDWTVATLKNIKKRSRLSTLFDRYFGAPFLSIMDLRKDLGITKCRIGSVEYDVFKTRVPFRRWSETISAYNLLSYCLKERPRGIPKPRGCLSSCFSKIVSFPCYVVGMVMSCLSSIGESISSCLCLGYMFDRIAHVLGTIFGFITNKLGIADIFDEIKYVFENAFIKELWEFIFEELKGKASFADDAETAKKICEARGEWVLQDSEWTQDYSHLMQYVEEVEYDRSLLLWHIATEICYQKDEGPSNDDRKYRIFSKILSDYMLYLLVKQPKMMSGVVGIGQIRFRDTCAEATKFFSRRRIGTAPNMKRKEEENEDRLKDACSEIYDVDTSVKPVYVKGDRSKSVLFDGCILAKELIELKEVKWKIMSKIWVELLSYAASHCRAETHAQVLSKGGELVTFVWLLMAHFGIGEQFQINEGHARAKLIIGK; encoded by the coding sequence ATGGCTTTTGATCCCATTCCGGAGAGCATCCGGAAGGTTTGGGACACATGGAACCTCAGGGGCTTCATCATCTTGAGCCTCTCTCTTCAGACCATCCTCATCTTCTTTGCGCCGTTCAGGAAGAGGACGACCAACATGTTCATGATGTTCGTAGTCTGGTCGGCTTACTTGCTTGCTGATTGGGCCGCTGCATTTGCGGTGGGACTCATTTCCAACAGCCAAGGGAATGACTCTGCTCTGGCCGACAACGGAGATCTCTTGGCATTCTGGGCACCTTTCCTTCTGGTGCATCTTGGCGGCCCGGACACGATTACTGCCTTTGCCCTAGAAGATAATGCCCTCTGGCTCCGGCACTTGCTCGGccttctttttcaagtttttgctgCGGGCTATGTATTCCTCCAGACATTGCCCCATAACAAGCTATTAGTCCCGACCATACTGATGCTTGTTGCTGGGTTGATCAAGTATGCAGAGAGGACTAGAGCATTGTATCTTGCAAGCTTGGAGAGTTTCAAGGAATCCATGCTCAAAGAACCTGATCCGGGTCCAAACTATGCAAAGCTTATGGATGAGTACTCGTCACGGAAGGATGCCAAACTCCCAGCCAAAATCACGATCACCGGAGAACCCGACAGAGAATCTAAGACCATGAGCTATGAGGGCGCAAAAGAAGGGACTCTTTCTGAGAGCGAGGTCATCATGCATGCTTATTACTTCTTTAATATCTTCCGGGGTCTAATTGTCGATCTCATCTTCAGCTTTCGCGAGCGGCACGAGAGCCGGCAGTTTTTCCAGCACAGGACTCCAGAGGATGCTCTAAGAGTCATCGCGGTCGAGCTCAACTTCATGTATGAGGTCCTCTACACAAAAGTGCGGGTGGTACATTCTGTGATTGGTTATATTTTTCGATTCATTGCCTTTGCAAATATTGCGGTAGCTCTCGTGTTGTTCACCTGCCTGAAGAAGAATGGATTCCATAGATTTGATGTCAGAATTACCTACTGCTTGCTCTATGGGGCTATTGCTCTCGATGCAATAGCTCTTTTTATGGCCATTTTCTCTGATTGGACTGTTGCTACCCTAAAAAACATCAAGAAAAGATCCCGACTTTCGACCCTGTTCGATAGATACTTTGGTGCACCATTCCTCTCTATAATGGACCTGAGGAAGGATTTGGGCATAACTAAATGTCGAATAGGCAGTGTCGAATATGATGTGTTCAAAACACGAGTACCATTCCGAAGGTGGTCTGAGACCATCTCGGCGTACAACCTGCTATCCTATTGTCTGAAAGAGCGTCCAAGAGGAATACCCAAACCGCGGGGGTGCTTGAGCAGCTGTTTCAGTAAAATCGTAAGTTTTCCATGCTATGTTGTGGGAATGGTAATGTCCTGTCTGAGCTCCATTGGTGAATCAATTTCTAGTTGCTTGTGTTTGGGCTACATGTTTGATCGTATCGCTCACGTTTTGGGAACTATCTTCGGTTTTATCACCAATAAACTGGGAATAGCAGACATTTTCGACGAAATCAAATATGTGTTCGAGAATGCCTTCATCAAGGAGCTTTGGGAGTTTATATTCGAGGAGTTGAAAGGCAAGGCATCGTTCGCAGACGACGCTGAGACGGCCAAAAAGATATGCGAGGCACGAGGTGAATGGGTTCTCCAGGACAGCGAGTGGACGCAAGACTATTCCCATTTAATGCAATATGTTGAGGAAGTCGAGTATGACCGTAGTCTTCTATTGTGGCACATTGCTACAGAGATCTGCTACCAGAAAGATGAGGGCCCCAGCAATGATGACCGAAAGTATAGGATATTCAGTAAGATCCTATCGGACTACATGTTGTATCTTCTAGTGAAGCAACCCAAGATGATGTCGGGTGTTGTGGGTATCGGCCAGATTAGGTTCCGAGACACCTGCGCCGAGGCCACGAAGTTCTTCAGCAGACGGCGGATTGGAACGGCTCCTAATATGAAACGCaaggaagaggaaaatgagGATAGACTCAAGGACGCTTGCAGTGAGATTTACGATGTGGACACAAGTGTCAAACCAGTGTATGTGAAGGGTGATCGGAGTAAATCCGTGTTGTTCGATGGATGCATCTTGGCCAAAGAGCTGATTGAACTAAAGGAAGTTAAGTGGAAGATCATGAGCAAGATATGGGTGGAACTGTTGTCATATGCAGCCAGTCATTGCAGAGCCGAAACGCATGCCCAGGTACTTAGTAAGGGTGGCGAGCTTGTAACTTTTGTTTGGCTATTGATGGCTCACTTTGGTATTGGAGAGCAGTTCCAGATCAATGAAGGCCATGCCAGAGCAAAGCTCATCATTGGTAAGTGA
- the LOC115739737 gene encoding probable disease resistance protein At5g45440 has translation MPPDGDASLLPQPLEEEMRNDSGVSMALQIEQYLLEKFEAGLETRDKSGSKSALYSHFRELKELLGDELHSASCEGKSIRDNLYYLNDVLTDCRTLLKKQILSKYRIKRSLDKIKEELVRNSGTGWSSDTTQDSNGGSSMKSREVSGPIPLQADSVKGFASEMELLESLCKKPSSNEFKAIGVVGKGGIGKTTLCQLFFSNAQKSREFIPRIWASLSRQPTENSGKKAEIVKAVLFQLGVEEEVSDMEANSTSVDHKLSALVALLHKHLWGKKYPIVLDGVHNADDEWYSDLGSSLSKGAHWGLRLAHGLPKGYGGRVIVTCRNEEMARKMVGEDNLHQIMPLSDPKICWAIFENSTKQQGKQIDSTKEEELKKDIENKCAGLPVAAKLMRQMYEPTTSAAPANSTP, from the coding sequence ATGCCTCCAGATGGTGATGCCTCTCTCCTTCCACAACcacttgaagaagaaatgaggaaTGATTCAGGAGTCAGTATGGCTCTACAGATCGAGCAGTACCTGCTGGAGAAGTTCGAAGCTGGGCTTGAAACTAGAGACAAGAGTGGCTCCAAAAGTGCATTGTACAGCCACTTCCGGGAGCTGAAGGAACTGCTTGGAGATGAACTCCACTCAGCTTCATGCGAGGGAAAATCCATCAGGGACAATCTCTATTACCTCAATGATGTCCTTACCGACTGCCGGACACTGTTGAAGAAGCAGATTCTGTCCAAATACAGAATTAAGAGGAGCCTGGACAAGATCAAGGAGGAACTTGTGCGGAATTCAGGTACCGGCTGGAGCAGTGATACTACTCAGGATAGCAATGGTGGAAGCTCAATGAAGAGTCGTGAAGTTTCCGGTCCAATTCCTCTGCAAGCAGATTCCGTGAAGGGATTTGCCAGTGAAATGGAGTTACTGGAATCTCTGTGCAAGAAACCAAGCTCCAACGAATTCAAGGCGATTGGCGTGGTGGGGAAAGGAGGGATTGGCAAAACAACTCTATGCCAATTGTTCTTCAGCAACGCACAAAAGAGTAGAGAGTTCATTCCTAGAATTTGGGCGAGCTTGTCCAGACAGCCTACTGAGAATTCCGGAAAAAAGGCAGAAATTGTCAAGGCAGTGTTGTTCCAGCTAGGTGTTGAAGAGGAAGTCAGCGATATGGAAGCTAATTCTACGTCTGTGGATCATAAACTAAGTGCTCTCGTCGCTTTACTCCACAAGCATCTGTGGGGGAAGAAGTATCCGATTGTCTTGGATGGCGTTCACAATGCAGACGATGAATGGTATTCTGATTTGGGCTCGAGCTTAAGCAAGGGGGCTCACTGGGGTCTCCGCCTTGCGCACGGATTGCCGAAAGGGTACGGCGGGAGAGTCATTGTCACATGTAGGAACGAGGAGATGGCCAGGAAAATGGTTGGAGAGGACAATCTGCACCAGATAATGCCACTTTCGGATCCTAAAATTTGCTGGGCGATATTCGAGAATTCAACCAAGCAACAAGGAAAGCAAATTGATTCTACCAAAGAGGAAGAGCTGAAGAAGGATATCGAGAATAAATGTGCTGGCCTCCCCGTAGCTGCCAAACTAATGCGTCAAATGTATGAACCAACAACTTCAGCAGCACCAGCAAACTCAACTCCATGA
- the LOC115739787 gene encoding disease resistance RPP13-like protein 4: MSIASTMPPLPPDGPPPLPSHGDVQNVETIIKTIPALLDFVNKVKGSLPEPEIQSAGGAVAAEEKQIEAEDDGGETVRCWSGGFAGGKKGVGSKKADAVPNGGRRNTSGAKGGGGDSKGGGGGSGSASSRGSNGTLRNEAEKLRRDLNYIERALSKFRKLEVDFGLQFKNIEEQRRALDQILSSMAQVQKSTSATSSQQVHNKFRSISAMVTNLKLQIPSLHKLSTSNTNAHQLDTGFVFNAYYLVDEMLKQDMKEKVMGAPAFDEFFNDLLCVFEDLDRRSKLCLLCFSVFPENAVLRKRLLVNWWIGEGLADSDGASVDGIFKELIAKGFVEPVLKKRKVTGFKMDPLVRFAVIAIAEKVGFFGFNAMGVPTEDFSWSYRACLVRTEGESSRERLTKKENDLEKLRTIFNVNDPYPDFKLDWFSKLKNLNVLYLGSWQDFAKHHIEVEGTEFLKGLKLMKHLQFLSLQGISRITDLPDSICKLTSLKILDLNACHNLELLPKNIGALKKLTHLDISQCYLLDHIPKELSSLTQLQVLKGFVIGDSISTDSCTLEELKGLMKLRKLSIYTGRENFPTNDELKVLEGFQYLQKLTIAWGGKPSKDEQNENSTQPNYSAKSSTADSVKMGDKTNSTKTQQDNISGPPQPAQTAPARRKLSRALAFKGRLPTETSSPNAGDMSGLEKLELQCFPGTAAPAWLIEGKLKPVKCLYISGGNLQELGTIQRERITWEVRILCLKFLSELKMDWGDLQKSFPNLIYLEKVKCPKLSFFPCDERGVWLNGEMEAKRMEESGLSLSWSFLKHKDTICPTPVSSSNTKP, from the coding sequence ATGTCCATCGCATCGACCATGCCTCCGCTGCCGCCGGACGGCCCACCTCCCCTGCCGAGTCACGGAGATGTCCAAAACGTCGAAACCATCATCAAGACAATCCCCGCGCTGCTAGATTTCGTAAACAAAGTGAAGGGCTCTCTTCCCGAGCCTGAGATCCAGAGCGCAGGCGGCGCTGTCGCCGCCGAGGAGAAGCAGATCGAGGCCGAGGACGACGGCGGTGAAACCGTCCGCTGCTGGAGCGGCGGATTCGCCGGCGGCAAGAAGGGCGTCGGCAGCAAGAAGGCTGACGCGGTTCCCAATGGCGGCCGTAGAAACACCAGCGGCGCCAAAGGAGGCGGCGGCGACAGCAAGGGAGGCGGAGGCGGGAGCGGGAGCGCGAGCTCTCGTGGGAGCAATGGCACGCTTCGGAATGAGGCGGAGAAGTTGCGCAGAGACCTCAATTATATCGAGCGCGCGCTGTCCAAGTTCAGGAAGTTGGAGGTGGACTTCGGCTTGCAGTTTAAGAACATTGAGGAGCAACGCCGTGCGCTGGATCAGATCCTGAGTAGTATGGCTCAGGTTCAGAAAAGCACCAGCGCGACCAGCAGTCAGCAGGTCCACAACAAGTTTCGCTCTATCAGCGCTATGGTGACGAATCTGAAACTCCAGATTCCTTCTCTTCACAAACTGTCTACCTCTAATACTAATGCTCATCAATTGGACACGGGGTTCGTGTTCAACGCCTACTACCTGGTCGACGAAATGCTGAAACAAGACATGAAGGAAAAAGTCATGGGTGCCCCTGCTTTCGATGAGTTTTTCAATGATCTCTTGTGTGTTTTTGAGGATCTCGATCGGAGGTCAAAGCTATGCTTGCTTTGTTTCTCTGTGTTCCCTGAGAATGCTGTTTTGAGGAAGAGGCTTCTAGTGAACTGGTGGATTGGAGAGGGTTTGGCGGATTCCGACGGTGCAAGTGTTGATGGTATCTTCAAGGAGCTCATCGCGAAAGGCTTTGTTGAACCTGTGCTCAAGAAACGCAAAGTCACCGGATTCAAGATGGATCCTTTGGTCCGCTTTGCGGTAATTGCCATTGCGGAGAAAGTTGGGTTCTTCGGTTTCAATGCGATGGGAGTTCCTACTGAAGACTTCTCGTGGTCTTACAGAGCATGCTTGGTAAGAACTGAAGGAGAATCTTCTAGGGAGAGGTTGACAAAAAAGGAGAATGATCTGGAAAAACTGCGAACCATATTTAACGTCAATGATCCTTATCCTGATTTTAAGCTAGATTGGTTCTCGAAGCTGAAAAATCTCAATGTACTATACCTTGGTAGTTGGCAAGATTTTGCCAAGCATCATATAGAAGTTGAGGGCACAGAGTTCTTGAAAGGGCTAAAGCTTATGAAGCATCTTCAATTCTTGAGTCTTCAAGGCATTTCTAGAATTACGGACCTCCCAGATTCCATTTGCAAGCTCACCAGCTTGAAAATCCTGGATCTTAATGCATGCCACAATTTAGAGTTGCTTCCTAAGAACATAGGTGCACTGAAGAAGCTGACGCATTTGGATATATCACAGTGCTACTTGCTGGATCACATTCCGAAAGAGCTTTCTTCCCTCACGCAGCTCCAGGTTCTCAAGGGGTTTGTCATTGGTGACTCGATCAGCACCGACTCATGTACTCTTGAAGAATTGAAAGGATTGATGAAGTTAAGAAAATTGAGCATCTATACAGGGAGGGAAAATTTTCCAACAAACGATGAGCTAAAAGTACTAGAAGGTTTTCAGTATCTTCAGAAGTTAACAATAGCTTGGGGAGGGAAACCGTCCAAGGATGAACAAAATGAGAATTCTACACAACCGAACTATTCAGCAAAGTCAAGCACTGCAGACAGTGTCAAGATGGGTGATAAAACAAACAGCACAAAAACTCAGCAAGACAACATTTCAGGACCTCCTCAACCAGCACAGACAGCTCCTGCACGGAGAAAACTGAGCAGGGCACTTGCCTTCAAGGGACGCCTTCCTACTGAGACCTCTTCTCCAAATGCAGGAGATATGAGCGGCTTGGAGAAATTGGAGCTCCAGTGCTTCCCAGGGACTGCCGCTCCTGCTTGGTTGATAGAAGGCAAATTGAAGCCGGTAAAGTGTCTTTACATAAGTGGAGGAAATCTCCAAGAACTAGGTACTATTCAGAGAGAGAGGATAACATGGGAAGTTAGGATATTGTGTCTGAAGTTCTTAAGTGAACTGAAGATGGATTGGGGAGATCTGCAGAAGTCATTTCCGAATCTAATTTACTTGGAGAAGGTCAAATGTCCCAAGCTCTCTTTCTTCCCCTGCGATGAGCGTGGAGTTTGGTTGAACGGGGAAATGGAAGCCAAACGGATGGAAGAATCGGGATTGAGTTTGTCTTGGTCTTTTCTTAAACATAAGGATACCATTTGTCCTACCCCTGTTTCTTCTTCCAACACTAAACCATAA